One genomic window of Syntrophorhabdales bacterium includes the following:
- a CDS encoding chemotaxis protein CheA: MDEAIDKAELDEIREEFVVDTIELIEGAARDLVVLEEGPSSEMLNAIFRSVHTIKGTSAFLGFDRLSSLAHKTEDVLGKLRRGNLEPERDNIDCILRALDGMKLLVNEIRRECREESDMAHLLAELDALGESGNKVKPAVGSFAKAGEGTTHLKRGPLVSDDRKDAGSVTRPAGEKEARAATLSSREQTVRVDTRKLDELMNLVGELVLCKNRLLLFNSILQENQSIVSLAELDCDTWLPTLKPMIAGLMEGTRYVETITNNLQTVVMRVRLVPINRLFSKVPRLVRDLCAQTGKQVELIIEGGETELDKALIEALYDPLTHIMRNAVDHGIEAPEERSRMGKAAKGVISLKARQEANQVVIEVLDDGRGIDVGAIKEKAVEKGFVHRDEKENLSAQEAVTYIFTPGFSTSNEVTSLSGRGIGMDVVKTNVERMHGQVYVDSLPGKWTKFTIILPLTLAIMKALLVSVGIEIYAIPLEVVLEVIKVREEQIKTIQGSDVLLLRDMIIPLVRLSKVVAGEQEAGNTRSIILCKTPGRPVGLCVDSVVGQEEVVIKALGEFLKGVPWIAGATIRGDGRVVLMLDIPAIVSHFCKQPVAA; encoded by the coding sequence GTGGATGAGGCGATCGACAAAGCTGAGCTCGACGAAATCAGGGAAGAATTCGTCGTCGACACCATTGAGCTCATAGAAGGGGCCGCACGGGACCTTGTTGTTTTGGAAGAGGGACCTTCTTCTGAGATGCTGAACGCAATATTCAGGTCTGTGCATACCATCAAGGGGACCTCGGCGTTTCTCGGTTTTGACCGCCTTTCTTCGCTTGCCCACAAGACGGAAGACGTGCTGGGCAAGCTGCGGAGAGGCAATCTGGAACCTGAGAGGGATAACATCGATTGCATTCTGAGAGCCCTCGACGGAATGAAGCTTCTTGTCAACGAGATCAGAAGGGAATGCCGTGAGGAAAGCGATATGGCTCACTTGCTGGCTGAACTGGACGCTCTCGGAGAGTCCGGGAATAAAGTGAAACCCGCTGTCGGATCCTTCGCAAAAGCGGGTGAAGGGACTACTCACCTCAAAAGAGGCCCTTTAGTCTCAGACGACAGGAAAGATGCAGGATCAGTAACGAGGCCGGCAGGGGAAAAAGAGGCTCGTGCAGCTACCCTGTCTTCCCGGGAGCAGACCGTGCGAGTTGACACCAGAAAACTGGACGAGTTGATGAACCTGGTGGGCGAACTGGTACTCTGCAAGAACAGGTTGCTTCTCTTCAATAGTATCCTGCAAGAGAACCAATCCATAGTGTCTCTTGCCGAACTTGACTGCGATACATGGTTACCAACCCTCAAGCCAATGATAGCAGGTCTCATGGAGGGAACGCGTTACGTCGAGACGATTACAAACAACCTGCAAACGGTTGTGATGCGAGTTCGCCTGGTGCCGATAAACAGGCTTTTCAGTAAGGTGCCGAGGCTTGTCCGTGATCTATGCGCGCAAACCGGCAAGCAGGTGGAGTTGATCATAGAGGGTGGTGAGACCGAGCTGGATAAGGCCTTGATCGAAGCTCTTTACGACCCTCTCACCCATATCATGAGGAATGCTGTAGATCACGGCATTGAAGCGCCTGAAGAAAGGAGCAGGATGGGTAAAGCAGCAAAAGGGGTCATATCCCTCAAGGCCAGACAGGAGGCTAATCAGGTTGTCATAGAAGTATTGGATGATGGAAGAGGGATAGACGTCGGAGCAATAAAAGAGAAGGCCGTGGAAAAGGGCTTTGTGCACCGTGATGAGAAAGAAAATCTAAGTGCGCAGGAAGCCGTTACTTATATATTCACTCCGGGGTTCAGCACGTCAAACGAAGTCACATCCCTTTCGGGCAGGGGCATCGGCATGGACGTGGTCAAGACGAACGTTGAACGGATGCACGGGCAGGTGTACGTTGATTCGCTGCCGGGAAAATGGACCAAGTTCACAATTATCCTGCCGCTGACGCTGGCCATCATGAAAGCGCTTCTGGTCAGTGTCGGAATAGAGATCTATGCGATTCCCCTCGAGGTCGTGCTCGAAGTAATAAAGGTCAGAGAGGAACAGATCAAAACGATACAGGGCAGCGACGTGCTGCTGCTTCGAGACATGATCATCCCCCTGGTGCGACTCTCAAAGGTGGTGGCGGGAGAGCAAGAGGCGGGAAACACCCGTTCAATCATACTCTGCAAGACCCCTGGGAGGCCGGTAGGCTTGTGTGTGGATTCGGTTGTGGGTCAGGAGGAAGTGGTCATCAAGGCGCTGGGTGAGTTTCTAAAGGGTGTACCCTGGATAGCAGGCGCTACCATACGGGGTGATGGCAGGGTCGTGCTCATGCTTGATATTCCTGCCATCGTCAGTCACTTTTGTAAACAGCCTGTAGCAGCATGA
- a CDS encoding HDOD domain-containing protein has product MGNQNHILKKLRQIEILPTFPKIVSEILVLIDDPMSSASDLARHMDPSMSGEVLRVANTAYFGTRSFRNITTIERAIAVIGYEHLGYIVLQMPFLAMIQGADTTFDRKLFITHAIICGSLAKLLGSHAASPVDHNEIYVSGILHDIGRIIMYRYFKKEWQEMLSLIKTKQTSTVEAERAVFSIDHGEMGAFLLELWNLPSAISDGVRYHHFPVSAPQNKESAFATYLANQFAKRIDMNTDLQSFDDFAARHREFCETANKSTDTIAVDDPIGFLSLVYDSLSSAKGLIEVTAGDDDTRPRG; this is encoded by the coding sequence ATGGGCAACCAGAACCATATACTAAAGAAGCTTCGCCAGATCGAGATCCTGCCGACCTTCCCTAAAATAGTCAGCGAAATCCTGGTGCTAATAGACGATCCCATGAGCTCTGCTTCGGACCTGGCACGCCATATGGACCCCTCGATGTCGGGTGAGGTGTTGAGGGTTGCAAACACGGCGTATTTCGGCACCCGTAGTTTCAGGAACATCACGACTATAGAGAGAGCTATAGCCGTCATAGGCTATGAGCACCTCGGCTATATTGTGCTTCAGATGCCTTTCCTTGCGATGATACAGGGCGCCGATACGACGTTTGACCGCAAATTGTTTATCACTCACGCAATTATCTGCGGAAGCCTGGCAAAATTGCTGGGCTCGCACGCCGCTTCTCCGGTCGACCACAATGAGATTTATGTGAGCGGTATCCTCCACGATATCGGCAGAATCATTATGTACCGCTACTTCAAGAAAGAATGGCAGGAGATGCTCTCTTTAATTAAGACCAAGCAGACCTCGACAGTAGAAGCGGAGCGAGCAGTCTTTTCCATCGACCACGGTGAAATGGGTGCGTTCCTGCTTGAGTTGTGGAACCTGCCGTCAGCCATTTCTGATGGAGTGAGGTATCACCATTTTCCCGTGTCGGCTCCGCAAAACAAGGAGAGTGCTTTTGCAACCTACCTAGCCAATCAATTTGCCAAGCGCATCGATATGAACACAGATCTGCAGAGCTTCGATGACTTCGCAGCGCGTCACCGGGAATTCTGTGAGACAGCCAATAAGTCCACCGACACAATCGCAGTAGACGACCCGATCGGGTTCCTGTCTCTGGTATATGACTCACTCAGCAGTGCTAAGGGACTGATAGAAGTCACGGCAGGGGACGATGATACGCGTCCTCGTGGTTGA
- the flhB gene encoding flagellar biosynthesis protein FlhB, producing the protein MAESFQEKSEKPTDKKLDEARNKGQVIRSAELGSCLIILFSAIFLYFTMSHIFQEAFKSYVTSVQTMNTDVSLMSIHGILSSGIFRWLALVLPIFGLVTFLSIAGTVAQVGFVWSTQALNFKLEMLNPIAGIGRFFSLRSLQEVLKAMLKILILTYISYSIIRDEFPVILSLVQKDVKFTVGYLGQTGFRLAWKLGIIFMFLAGVDYLFQRWQFMRNMRMTKQEVTEEMKEREGNPLVRSRIRSLQREFARRRMLEDTKKADVVVTNPTTYAVALKYAVKEMPAPQVVAKGAGFVADKIKAVARLHGVPIVENKPLARGIFYGVKIGDYIPEKFYLVVAELLAQVYKRKKKVGL; encoded by the coding sequence ATGGCTGAAAGCTTCCAGGAAAAAAGCGAAAAACCTACTGACAAGAAGCTCGACGAAGCGAGGAACAAAGGGCAGGTCATCAGGTCGGCGGAATTGGGCTCCTGCCTGATTATACTTTTTTCGGCAATCTTTCTTTATTTCACCATGTCGCACATATTCCAGGAGGCCTTCAAATCGTACGTAACGTCCGTTCAGACCATGAACACGGACGTGTCGCTGATGAGTATCCACGGGATCCTTTCATCCGGTATTTTCAGATGGCTGGCTCTGGTCCTGCCCATTTTCGGCCTCGTAACGTTTCTGAGCATCGCGGGAACCGTGGCGCAGGTGGGCTTTGTATGGAGCACGCAGGCCCTCAATTTCAAGCTTGAGATGCTCAACCCCATAGCAGGCATAGGCAGATTCTTCAGCCTCAGGTCTCTGCAGGAAGTATTGAAGGCCATGCTGAAGATCCTGATCCTTACGTATATCAGCTATTCCATTATAAGAGACGAGTTCCCTGTGATCCTCTCTCTCGTGCAAAAGGATGTGAAGTTCACTGTCGGCTACCTGGGGCAGACGGGATTCAGGCTGGCCTGGAAGCTTGGCATCATATTCATGTTCCTTGCCGGTGTTGACTACCTCTTCCAGAGGTGGCAGTTCATGAGAAATATGAGGATGACCAAGCAGGAAGTGACCGAGGAAATGAAGGAGCGGGAAGGGAATCCCCTTGTCAGATCACGAATCAGAAGCTTGCAGAGAGAATTCGCTCGCAGGCGCATGCTGGAGGATACGAAGAAGGCTGACGTTGTCGTGACAAACCCTACAACCTACGCCGTCGCGCTCAAGTATGCAGTGAAGGAAATGCCCGCGCCTCAGGTTGTCGCCAAAGGCGCAGGCTTTGTGGCTGACAAGATAAAAGCCGTCGCCCGCCTCCATGGCGTCCCCATTGTCGAGAATAAGCCCCTTGCCAGGGGTATTTTCTACGGTGTCAAAATCGGGGATTATATCCCCGAAAAATTCTACCTCGTCGTCGCAGAGCTCCTTGCACAGGTCTACAAGCGAAAGAAGAAGGTCGGTCTCTAG
- a CDS encoding FliA/WhiG family RNA polymerase sigma factor, producing the protein MLRRAYKKQAVDDRERTIEEFLPIIKHLAFKVSRGFDDDGITEDLISSGVLGLLEAMEKFDPSRGIKLNTFAYLRIRGAMIDELRKRDWFPRSARTKAKKLEEVIRKLETELGRYPREEEVAEELKVDLDDYLIMLKDFGSLSILSIEDISEVSGMDRDGIIRYVMEEGASPEKCAEMRELESMLGREIDRLPEKQRLVLSLYYYEDMNMKEIAEVLGITEARISQIHSQAVLSLRTYLKKKVK; encoded by the coding sequence ATGCTGAGGAGAGCCTACAAGAAACAGGCGGTTGATGATCGCGAGAGGACAATCGAGGAATTCCTTCCGATCATAAAACACCTGGCTTTCAAAGTATCGAGGGGATTCGACGACGACGGTATAACGGAAGATCTTATCTCCTCAGGCGTGCTCGGCCTCCTGGAGGCCATGGAGAAATTTGATCCGAGCAGAGGAATAAAACTGAACACGTTCGCTTACCTGAGGATCAGGGGGGCGATGATTGATGAGCTCCGTAAACGGGATTGGTTTCCGAGAAGCGCCAGGACAAAGGCGAAAAAGCTGGAGGAAGTGATACGCAAACTAGAGACGGAGCTGGGGCGGTATCCGCGCGAGGAAGAAGTAGCGGAAGAGCTGAAGGTTGATCTTGACGATTACCTGATCATGCTCAAGGACTTCGGAAGCCTGTCCATCCTGAGTATCGAAGATATTTCCGAGGTATCGGGAATGGACCGGGACGGCATCATCAGGTATGTCATGGAGGAGGGCGCCAGTCCCGAAAAGTGCGCCGAGATGAGAGAGCTGGAGTCGATGCTCGGACGCGAGATCGATCGCCTTCCTGAGAAGCAGAGACTGGTTCTCAGCCTCTATTACTATGAAGACATGAATATGAAGGAGATCGCCGAGGTACTCGGCATCACCGAGGCAAGGATATCGCAGATCCATTCACAGGCGGTCCTGAGCCTCAGGACATATCTCAAGAAAAAGGTGAAGTAG
- the fliR gene encoding flagellar biosynthetic protein FliR, translating to MITDVPKFILIFFRVLAILWLLPVFSVRSLSIVFKVTFSLLVSFLLVGAVSYPAEIASDGYVVLLAILREVLIGLSIGFAVRLLFAIIQATGEIVGFQTGFGFARMVDPISSGQSSILEEFLYMLSLMIFFAVDAHHIVVRGIYASFKELPLGSAAVTSGLFNYFTTASGRIFSLGLKFGAPLVVALFLIELSLGLLSRMIPTMNIFVEGLPVKIFVSLTILSLMLSFLAPALGTLFKGIDTEFLKVLRAMR from the coding sequence ATGATCACTGACGTCCCGAAATTTATACTGATCTTTTTCAGAGTGCTGGCGATACTCTGGCTTCTGCCCGTTTTTTCCGTGCGCAGCCTCTCGATTGTCTTCAAGGTGACCTTTTCTCTTCTGGTGTCATTCCTTCTGGTGGGAGCGGTCTCCTATCCTGCCGAAATTGCAAGCGACGGCTATGTCGTGTTGCTTGCGATTCTGAGGGAGGTGCTGATCGGCCTCTCCATAGGTTTTGCAGTCCGTCTTCTCTTTGCAATAATTCAGGCCACCGGTGAGATAGTCGGCTTCCAGACAGGATTCGGCTTTGCGCGAATGGTCGATCCTATTTCCTCAGGTCAGTCGTCAATACTTGAGGAGTTCCTGTACATGCTCAGCCTCATGATCTTTTTTGCGGTGGACGCGCACCACATTGTGGTACGAGGCATCTACGCCAGTTTCAAGGAATTGCCCCTGGGAAGCGCCGCCGTTACCAGCGGTCTTTTCAACTATTTTACCACGGCGAGCGGCAGGATTTTCAGCCTGGGCCTCAAGTTCGGCGCACCTTTGGTCGTGGCCCTCTTCCTTATAGAACTCTCGTTGGGCCTTCTGTCGCGGATGATTCCGACTATGAACATCTTTGTCGAGGGACTTCCGGTAAAGATCTTTGTGTCGCTCACCATACTCTCCCTCATGCTTTCCTTCCTGGCTCCTGCACTTGGAACATTGTTCAAAGGGATCGATACGGAATTTCTTAAAGTGCTGAGGGCTATGCGATAG
- a CDS encoding chemotaxis response regulator protein-glutamate methylesterase, with the protein MIRVLVVDDSPLMRRIISRILGKDPLIQLVGTAQNGEEALEKVETLQPDVVTMDIEMPRMNGLEALKAIMARSPLPVIMLSAATQEGAAVTLDALNAGACDFVPKELCSGALNITRIAEELIGKIRAVAKRLPHPPLPDSRGSDKPLAFTSGKRLSGAVVAIGASTGGPRVLQQILTSLPKDFPVPIAIAQHMPKSFTRFFAERLDALAPIKVKEAEHNERLMPGVALLAPGDVHMIVRRTGRNVIVQLVEDQSYIYRPSVDMLFTGVSEAYESKAVAVVLTGMGVDGLKGAIAIRTRNGFVIAQDEETSVVYGMPKAVAEASLTNSVVPAQEISAAIMGAL; encoded by the coding sequence ATGATACGCGTCCTCGTGGTTGATGATTCGCCCCTGATGCGGCGGATCATTTCACGTATCCTCGGCAAAGACCCTCTTATCCAACTTGTCGGAACGGCACAAAACGGTGAGGAAGCACTGGAGAAGGTAGAAACACTGCAGCCTGACGTGGTCACAATGGACATCGAGATGCCGCGCATGAACGGGCTCGAAGCCCTCAAGGCTATCATGGCTCGATCGCCCTTGCCGGTCATAATGTTGAGTGCAGCGACGCAGGAGGGGGCAGCCGTAACACTCGATGCGCTCAATGCTGGAGCATGCGACTTTGTGCCTAAAGAACTCTGCAGTGGAGCCCTCAACATCACACGGATTGCCGAAGAGCTGATAGGCAAGATAAGGGCTGTTGCAAAGAGGCTCCCCCATCCCCCCCTTCCCGATTCCCGTGGCTCGGACAAACCTCTCGCGTTTACTTCCGGAAAGAGACTTTCAGGCGCTGTGGTGGCGATCGGCGCCTCTACAGGCGGACCCAGGGTGCTTCAACAAATACTGACCAGCCTGCCAAAGGATTTTCCGGTCCCGATAGCCATAGCGCAGCACATGCCTAAATCGTTTACGCGATTCTTTGCTGAGAGACTGGACGCTCTGGCACCAATTAAGGTGAAAGAGGCGGAACATAACGAGAGATTAATGCCGGGTGTGGCGCTGCTCGCGCCGGGGGATGTGCATATGATCGTGCGTCGCACAGGCCGGAATGTGATCGTTCAACTGGTGGAAGATCAGAGTTACATATACAGGCCCTCGGTTGATATGCTGTTCACGGGGGTATCAGAGGCGTACGAGTCGAAAGCTGTAGCAGTAGTTCTGACAGGTATGGGCGTAGATGGGTTGAAGGGGGCGATAGCTATCCGGACAAGGAACGGTTTTGTAATAGCCCAGGACGAAGAAACCTCGGTTGTGTACGGCATGCCCAAGGCTGTGGCCGAGGCCAGCCTAACCAATTCCGTCGTGCCGGCGCAAGAGATTTCAGCAGCAATTATGGGGGCACTATGA
- the flhA gene encoding flagellar biosynthesis protein FlhA has protein sequence MENALVWLRGKSDLLIATSVVVVILIMIIPLNPFFIDLFISLSISTSLMILLLGMYTHRPLDFSVFPSILLIVTLFRLSLNIASTRLILLHGDEGSQAAGRIIKAFGTFIIGGNYVVGAIVFLILIIINFVVITKGAGRVAEVAARFTLDAMPGKQMSIDADLNAGLIDDRQAKERRARIEMEADFYGAMDGASKFVRGDAVAGLIIIFVNLLGGLIIGVVQKDMPVLDALSVYTVLTIGDGLVSQIPALLTSTAAGIIVTRAAGESDLGSDVMTQLTMQPRALILAAVILVTIGMVPGIPAVPFFLLASVAAGGGYVISKAQKEEALQIPEVPQEAVEKAEVVQPVDILEVEIGYGLIPIVDTDQSGELLEKLKAIRKQLAGELGIVVPPMKVRDNLQLKAGEYAIFLKGIEMGKGELLLGHLLAMGADEHHRIADAIPTREPVFNLEAAWIKEKDRDRCTSEGFTIVDHATVIATHLTEILRNNAHELMTRQEAQKLVDNVSGTHQKVVEELTQGGANIGVIQKVFQNLLREQVSIRDIVTILETIADHASSTRDPEVLTEFVRQRMARSILKPYLVDGVLNVLIFEKVLEEKLISSLQTSEQGTYLALDLGFTQSMIDKISNEVKNMMIQNIQPVMLVHPILRPRLRKLLERYIQGIAVISHNEIPQQIKIKSAGVIRAHEG, from the coding sequence ATGGAAAACGCGCTTGTCTGGCTGAGAGGAAAAAGCGATTTACTCATTGCCACGAGCGTTGTGGTCGTGATTCTCATCATGATCATTCCGCTCAATCCTTTTTTTATCGATCTTTTTATTTCGCTGAGCATCTCTACTTCGCTGATGATCCTGCTTCTCGGCATGTATACGCATCGTCCGCTCGATTTCTCGGTATTTCCCTCGATTCTTCTGATAGTGACACTTTTCAGGCTCTCCCTGAACATCGCTTCCACCAGACTCATACTCCTGCATGGTGACGAAGGGTCGCAGGCTGCCGGAAGGATCATAAAGGCATTCGGCACATTCATTATCGGCGGCAATTATGTCGTGGGAGCGATCGTATTCTTGATCCTCATCATCATTAACTTCGTGGTCATCACAAAGGGCGCCGGACGCGTGGCGGAAGTGGCAGCCAGATTCACCCTAGACGCGATGCCCGGCAAGCAGATGAGTATAGATGCGGATTTGAATGCCGGTCTTATCGACGACAGACAGGCCAAGGAGAGGCGCGCCCGCATAGAGATGGAAGCAGACTTCTACGGGGCCATGGATGGCGCAAGCAAGTTTGTCCGCGGAGACGCTGTAGCGGGCCTCATAATCATTTTTGTCAATCTCCTGGGAGGTTTGATCATCGGTGTGGTGCAGAAGGATATGCCTGTACTTGATGCGCTTTCAGTCTACACCGTGCTGACGATCGGCGATGGTCTCGTCAGCCAGATACCGGCATTGCTGACCTCCACAGCTGCCGGCATTATCGTGACCAGGGCAGCCGGTGAGTCGGACCTTGGAAGCGACGTGATGACACAGCTCACCATGCAACCGAGAGCCCTGATACTGGCGGCCGTCATACTGGTGACTATCGGCATGGTCCCGGGCATACCTGCCGTGCCCTTCTTTCTCCTGGCATCAGTGGCTGCCGGGGGCGGATATGTTATTTCCAAAGCTCAGAAAGAGGAGGCTCTTCAGATCCCGGAGGTGCCTCAGGAGGCGGTGGAAAAGGCAGAAGTGGTCCAACCTGTTGACATTCTTGAAGTGGAGATCGGCTATGGGCTTATTCCGATTGTAGACACCGACCAGAGTGGTGAACTGCTCGAGAAGCTCAAGGCCATCAGAAAGCAGCTTGCAGGAGAACTGGGCATTGTGGTTCCACCGATGAAGGTGAGGGATAACCTCCAACTTAAGGCGGGGGAATATGCCATCTTTCTCAAAGGTATCGAAATGGGGAAGGGCGAGCTGCTCCTCGGGCATCTGCTGGCAATGGGCGCTGACGAGCATCACAGGATAGCGGATGCCATTCCGACCAGAGAGCCGGTATTTAATCTAGAAGCCGCCTGGATCAAAGAGAAGGACAGGGACAGGTGCACATCTGAAGGCTTCACCATTGTCGATCATGCGACGGTGATTGCTACACATTTGACAGAGATACTGCGGAACAACGCGCATGAGCTGATGACGCGGCAGGAGGCCCAGAAACTCGTTGACAATGTATCCGGAACCCACCAGAAAGTAGTCGAGGAACTGACGCAAGGCGGGGCCAATATCGGTGTGATACAAAAGGTTTTCCAGAACCTGCTGCGGGAGCAGGTTTCCATACGGGATATAGTGACTATCCTCGAAACCATCGCTGATCACGCCTCTTCTACGAGGGACCCGGAGGTGCTGACCGAGTTCGTGCGGCAACGCATGGCGAGGAGTATCCTGAAGCCTTATCTTGTCGACGGCGTGCTCAACGTCTTGATTTTCGAGAAGGTCCTGGAGGAAAAACTGATCTCCAGCCTCCAAACATCAGAACAAGGAACATATCTTGCACTGGATTTGGGATTCACCCAGAGCATGATCGATAAGATCAGCAATGAGGTTAAGAATATGATGATACAGAACATACAACCCGTCATGCTTGTGCATCCGATTTTGCGCCCGAGACTGCGTAAACTCCTCGAACGCTATATCCAGGGGATTGCGGTCATATCCCATAACGAAATCCCGCAACAGATCAAAATCAAATCAGCGGGGGTGATAAGAGCTCATGAAGGTTAA
- the fliQ gene encoding flagellar biosynthesis protein FliQ yields MSQELVLEIFRGSLKMGMLIMSPLLLAAMIVGLLVSIVQSATQIHEVTLTFVPKILAVVLVLVLLFPWMLNNIVTYTVTLFSNFSTYVR; encoded by the coding sequence ATGAGCCAGGAGCTTGTCCTAGAAATTTTTAGAGGGTCATTGAAAATGGGAATGCTGATCATGTCCCCGTTGCTGCTGGCTGCGATGATCGTGGGGCTTCTGGTCAGTATTGTGCAGTCGGCTACGCAGATACACGAGGTAACCCTTACGTTTGTGCCCAAGATACTCGCTGTGGTTCTTGTTCTCGTATTGCTCTTTCCGTGGATGCTCAACAACATTGTAACCTACACGGTCACCCTGTTTTCGAACTTCTCCACTTATGTGCGGTAG
- a CDS encoding MinD/ParA family protein: MEARRKKTIAITSGKGGVGKSSIVSNMAYLLSAMRKSTYILDADLALGNIDIMLGMVPRFNIRDLINGTKSMKDIIVEGPFGIKIIPATSGISEFSNLSMEEKNILLSSFQDIPDYDFLIMDTSAGISSNVVYFNAISEDVFVIITPDPASLTDSYATIKVLSKETGRRDFQIIVNMVRDEKEALDMYKKILLVTDRFLNISLDFAGYIPVDKNVNIAVKKQKLWAETFPETNATKALARICHRLVA; the protein is encoded by the coding sequence ATGGAGGCACGAAGAAAGAAAACCATAGCGATCACGAGCGGGAAGGGGGGTGTCGGGAAATCCTCGATCGTCTCCAACATGGCCTACCTCCTGAGTGCGATGCGAAAATCGACGTACATACTCGATGCAGATCTCGCTCTGGGAAATATTGACATCATGCTTGGCATGGTGCCGAGGTTCAATATCAGAGACTTGATCAACGGCACCAAGTCCATGAAAGATATCATCGTGGAGGGTCCCTTCGGGATTAAAATCATACCCGCTACTTCGGGTATTTCAGAGTTCTCGAATCTCTCGATGGAAGAGAAGAATATACTGCTGTCCTCCTTTCAGGATATTCCTGATTATGATTTTCTTATCATGGACACTTCGGCGGGGATTTCTTCAAACGTGGTCTACTTCAATGCGATCAGCGAGGATGTGTTCGTCATCATCACGCCCGATCCCGCCAGCCTCACGGATTCGTACGCCACGATAAAAGTACTTAGTAAAGAGACGGGGCGCAGGGACTTCCAGATCATTGTGAATATGGTACGAGACGAGAAGGAAGCGCTCGACATGTATAAGAAGATTCTTCTGGTGACAGACAGATTCCTCAATATCTCCCTTGACTTTGCAGGGTATATCCCAGTGGACAAGAACGTTAACATAGCGGTGAAAAAACAGAAGCTTTGGGCAGAAACATTTCCGGAGACAAACGCGACAAAGGCCTTGGCCCGGATCTGTCACAGGCTGGTGGCTTAA
- the flgF gene encoding flagellar basal-body rod protein FlgF: protein MAGIYTVVSGAVAEEKRLSIISNNLANSLTSGYKSAKPVFEAVLSSSIVDTADQSDSTFVGTYESQINFSEGPLIESGNRLDVALQGDGFFVVQTAEGERYTRNGHFSLDPNGKLMTADGNTVVGEGGEIVAPGKMITIERDGSVYAEKTSVGKIKVVRFADKSFLKPVGNSLFENEEPSNQALPAVNVTLNQGFHEGSNVDVIKEMIDMIACTRAYEAYGKVQQAFGDMESKLQEAARV from the coding sequence ATGGCAGGTATATACACAGTTGTAAGTGGTGCAGTAGCGGAAGAGAAGAGGCTGAGCATCATCAGCAACAATCTGGCGAATTCGCTTACGAGCGGCTACAAGTCGGCAAAACCCGTCTTTGAAGCGGTCCTTTCGAGCAGTATCGTAGACACCGCTGACCAGTCTGACAGCACCTTCGTCGGCACCTACGAATCGCAGATAAATTTTTCCGAAGGACCACTTATTGAATCGGGCAACAGACTTGACGTGGCCCTCCAGGGCGACGGTTTCTTTGTTGTACAGACAGCCGAGGGCGAGAGGTATACACGCAACGGCCACTTCAGTCTTGACCCAAACGGCAAACTGATGACAGCAGACGGGAATACTGTCGTGGGGGAGGGCGGAGAGATTGTGGCACCCGGCAAAATGATCACCATAGAGAGGGACGGATCGGTTTACGCTGAGAAAACATCGGTCGGAAAAATCAAAGTTGTCCGTTTTGCGGACAAGTCTTTCCTGAAACCGGTTGGAAACTCTCTTTTTGAAAATGAGGAGCCTTCGAACCAGGCGTTGCCAGCAGTCAACGTTACACTAAACCAGGGCTTTCACGAAGGCTCAAACGTTGACGTTATTAAGGAGATGATCGACATGATTGCGTGCACCAGAGCTTACGAGGCTTACGGAAAAGTGCAGCAAGCCTTCGGTGATATGGAAAGCAAATTGCAGGAAGCAGCAAGAGTGTAA
- a CDS encoding chemotaxis protein CheW, whose amino-acid sequence MASGAIRSFVAFNLGNEEFAVDITKVQEINRWVDLTRIPNTSPHVQGVMNLRGKIVPVIDLRSMLGFDGKPADKQTRIIVVEDGGVVAGFLVDAVSEVVQLPESAIEAPPSLGGIAEPRYVAGVGRIAERLVVLLDLQIMFQAGVEAGEGGVPASGQAG is encoded by the coding sequence ATGGCGAGTGGAGCTATTCGATCGTTTGTAGCGTTTAACCTTGGCAATGAGGAGTTTGCAGTCGACATCACCAAGGTGCAGGAAATTAACAGGTGGGTCGACCTCACGAGAATTCCCAACACATCCCCGCACGTGCAGGGAGTGATGAACTTACGCGGAAAGATCGTCCCTGTAATCGACTTGCGGAGCATGCTCGGTTTTGACGGGAAGCCTGCCGACAAGCAGACCAGGATTATCGTGGTAGAGGATGGGGGGGTAGTCGCGGGCTTTCTGGTTGATGCCGTCTCTGAGGTGGTACAACTCCCTGAAAGCGCGATAGAGGCTCCCCCGTCGCTTGGCGGAATTGCAGAGCCACGCTACGTTGCAGGCGTGGGAAGAATAGCAGAGCGGCTTGTGGTTCTTCTCGATCTCCAAATAATGTTTCAAGCAGGCGTAGAAGCAGGCGAGGGAGGGGTTCCAGCCAGCGGGCAAGCCGGCTGA